The genomic segment CCCCCTGGTCAGCCTGAAATGTCTCAGGTGTGCAGCATCTCACTTGCAATCGTGAGCAGCACGCGTCCCAGTTCAAAACCACCTATGGCTGCAAGGGTCAGCCAGGCTTTGAGAGCCCAGGCCGGAGGCTGGCCATTGATCCAGGCAGCCGAGGTCTGCGGCGGGGATGCAACAAGGAGCTCCATTTTGTTCGGGCTGGGAGCCCGATCCTTCAGAGAATTCCGCCAGTCAGCTCCGTAGCGCGGAAATTGCTGATAGATCGGAGTTTCACCCAGGGCTCGACCGGGTAGAACGCGCGACCGCTGCTGCGGAACCAGGTCATACCCGAAGCAATGCATGTACTCCGTGCTGTCCAGCAAGGTGTCGACGAAGGCCGTGAAGCCCTTCTCTCCAATCACGATCGACCATGCTCGGCGTTCGGCATCGCCATGGACAGGGCGGCCGAGAACCCGCCCGACAACCTGATCCACCATGCGGTAGTTCGAGCTGCACTGGTAGTAGCCCTGCTTGAATCGCATGGAGAGCAGCAGTCCGCGGATGAAATCCCGGACGGTGATGTTGCCGCTGCGGAGTTGTGATTCCAGGAACGGCTCACGATCACTGCGCATGGCATGGAAGAACACCTGGAGGTAGGCCTGTTCAATCAGCGCATCCATGGCGATGCGGTTGGTGTCGTCCCCAGCGGCTGCGGAGGGATAGAGCTGGCTACGAACGGTGCTCTCGTCGCCGGCAAGATTGCTGACACGGCCGTTCTGGGAGCTGAGCGGGTATTGAAGGAGCGGGATGGCCATGGAGTACGCCGTAGGTAAAAATACTTGCCGCAGATCTTGCTTCGGCTCGTCTGGTTCCCGGTCTGCCTCTTATCAGCTCTTAACTGCAGATTTGTTGAGCTGGGCGCCGAGGTGCTGGAAGCAGTCACGAATCAACTGCTGCTCGCCTGTCTGTGAAACCCCCTCCAGGGCAAGCTCTTTCAGCTGCTCTAGGGCGATTTTCATCCCCTCTGTCGGCACGTTCATCCGCCTGTAAAGCTCCCGCAGTGCGTCCATGCCTCCCGGGTTTGTGAACGTGCTGTGATTGCAGGCCACCGCGTACGTGATCACGCGGAGAAAGTTCCAGCAATCCCGCCAGCAGGCCTCAGCCCTCTCCTGAGGGAACAGGGCCCCGCCCGGCTGAACCAGTTGCGGCTGTGATTCCAGCAGGTGGGCCCTTGCCTGGTTCACCAATTGATCCGCCCTCTCCCCCAGATGGCTGGGGATGCTGGGGTTGATTCCGGATGCATGGCAAATGCTCTCCAGCTCCCCATGGGTCAGCAGGCGTTGAGCCAGGTCGGCTTTGTCGATCAAAGCGCGTGTGGTCTGCGACAGCGCACGGTTGGTGCTGAGTCCCTGAACCCGGGCGTTTTGGGCCAGGGTTTTGATGTCGGTGTATTGGTGGATCAAGAGCTGATCCCGGCAACCGGTGTAGCAATCAACCAGCCGTGGCGCTCCAGATAAAAGGCCCACACCAGATCCTTGCCGAGCCCCGGGCATCGGTCGACGGCAGCCTCCGTGAGTTCTGGTGAAATACCCAGTTGCGATAACAGCCGAGCGACGGCATCGGGGCTGGAGGCTGTTGCCGTGCGGATGGCTGAGCCAACGACCCAGGTCAGACGCGTGTCCTTGAGATCGCCGCTGCTCTTCTCGCACGCAAGCAGAAGATTGGCCGGCGTGGTGTGTTGATCAAAGGTCTCCCGCCAGAGCTCGATGTTTTCATCGAGCAGATTGATCCGAAAACAACCTTCTCCTACGGGTAGATCCAGCTCACCTCTGCTGCCGGCCTGCTCCTGCAGTGCAGCAATTCTCGGATCAGCCAGTGGGCTCATCAAGAAACGCCACGAAAATAGGGTCTATCCAGTGTCCCGGAATTTCTGGGCCCCAGTCGCCGGTTCGTGGGAATCGACATGCATCTGTCTGCAACTGGTGCTGTTTCTTCCGGGGCATCAGCCACGAAGGCCTGGAGCTCGCAACCTGATGGCTGGCTAGGGATCGATGGCGTTGTTTATGTGGACTCCTTGGAGGATGCGACTGAGGATCTCTTCTTCAACAGGCCGGTGAAGGTGGCAAGAGCAAACATCGCGAGTAACGCAATGCCCAGCGACACACTGGCGCCCTTCGTGACTCCCGCTCCAACGGCAACAAGAATCGAATCACTGATCAGCACGCTGATCAGAAGGGCCGGCGCAAAGATCCTCCAGTGGGTTCGGCTGATACCGATGGCGTAGCTGAGGAAATCGAACAGGCCTGTCATGAGCAGTCCGGTCATCAGGAAGAAGTTGCCTTCCAGCTGGTTCTTGCTGAACCCGTCGATCTTTTCCATGGCGCCGGCACCCACAAGACGGCTGACAGGGCCGCGCCCCCAGCGGCGAGCGATGTAAAAGGCCGAACTGCAGAACACCAGATCCGAGAGGATGATGGTCATGTATCCAACCTTGAAGCCCAGAAGGGACCCCGCCAGGAGCGAGTAAACGGAACTCGGCAGAGCCGGAAGAATGATGCTGATTCCACGCAGGACAAACAGCCCCAGGGGAGCCCAGAACCCCATTTCATTGACAGCGTTTTGAAGCGGCGCGATGCCGTAGCGCTGGAGGTAAACGACGACGACAACGAACACAGCGATCCAGGCGCTGATC from the Synechococcus sp. KORDI-100 genome contains:
- a CDS encoding TVP38/TMEM64 family protein → MSRLKTALKISAWIAVFVVVVVYLQRYGIAPLQNAVNEMGFWAPLGLFVLRGISIILPALPSSVYSLLAGSLLGFKVGYMTIILSDLVFCSSAFYIARRWGRGPVSRLVGAGAMEKIDGFSKNQLEGNFFLMTGLLMTGLFDFLSYAIGISRTHWRIFAPALLISVLISDSILVAVGAGVTKGASVSLGIALLAMFALATFTGLLKKRSSVASSKEST
- a CDS encoding phycobilisome polypeptide; this translates as MIHQYTDIKTLAQNARVQGLSTNRALSQTTRALIDKADLAQRLLTHGELESICHASGINPSIPSHLGERADQLVNQARAHLLESQPQLVQPGGALFPQERAEACWRDCWNFLRVITYAVACNHSTFTNPGGMDALRELYRRMNVPTEGMKIALEQLKELALEGVSQTGEQQLIRDCFQHLGAQLNKSAVKS
- a CDS encoding phycobilisome rod-core linker polypeptide — its product is MAIPLLQYPLSSQNGRVSNLAGDESTVRSQLYPSAAAGDDTNRIAMDALIEQAYLQVFFHAMRSDREPFLESQLRSGNITVRDFIRGLLLSMRFKQGYYQCSSNYRMVDQVVGRVLGRPVHGDAERRAWSIVIGEKGFTAFVDTLLDSTEYMHCFGYDLVPQQRSRVLPGRALGETPIYQQFPRYGADWRNSLKDRAPSPNKMELLVASPPQTSAAWINGQPPAWALKAWLTLAAIGGFELGRVLLTIASEMLHT